Proteins encoded in a region of the Bradyrhizobium sp. CB3481 genome:
- a CDS encoding tRNA-binding protein has protein sequence MPPLKPQATYEDFARLDIRIGKVVDVQPFPRARNPSYKIGVDVGAERIMWSSAQVTNYAPTDLLGSLVVCVCNFAPKNIAGFTSELLILGAKNSDGNVIVLGPRSEVAIGEPVF, from the coding sequence ATGCCTCCTCTCAAGCCCCAGGCCACCTACGAGGATTTCGCCCGCCTCGACATCCGCATCGGCAAGGTCGTCGACGTGCAGCCGTTCCCGCGCGCACGCAATCCGTCCTACAAAATCGGCGTCGATGTCGGGGCCGAGCGGATCATGTGGTCGAGCGCGCAGGTGACGAACTATGCACCAACCGACCTGCTCGGCTCGCTCGTCGTCTGCGTCTGCAATTTCGCCCCGAAAAATATCGCGGGCTTCACCTCCGAACTGTTGATCCTTGGCGCCAAGAACTCCGACGGCAACGTGATCGTGCTTGGCCCACGCAGCGAAGTCGCGATCGGCGAGCCGGTGTTTTGA